The Solanum lycopersicum chromosome 2, SLM_r2.1 DNA window TTGATGACAAAGATAGGCACGAGGCTGTAATGGACATAAAGAAGAGCCTGGACAAACTTCATCAAGTGTTTCTTGATATGGCTGTTCTAGTTGAGACTCAAGGTGAACAGATTGATGACATTGAGCATAATATGGCCATTGCTGGAAGCTTCATCAGTGGTGGAACCAACAGTCTTTTCTATGCTAAGCAGCAGCAGAAGAAGGGAAGGGCATGGATATGTTGGGTATGGGCTGTGTTATTGATCATTTTGGTTGTCTGCTTAATTGCTACATTGAGCTCTTGATAGCACTTGAAAATACAACGTCATTTCATTTTAGTTTCGGCTCTGTTATTCCTTTCTGGACTCTTGAGTATTTACCAGTCTTAGAGATAGTTAGAAATGTTTTGAATGCTACAATCATAATGTACCGATTCATTTCATATTGAATCATAAAACAGGAACTAGCATTTCTTTACCTAGTACTTTTTCCTGTTCCATCGTAAATCTTGGATAATTCAGCTTATGCACTTTGCACCTTCATATCGTTTACCTTGTACAATTAGGATTTTGCAAATACAGAGAAGATTGATGGGAGAGAAGATGTAAATATCACTTAACACTCTTAACTGCTATGAAATGCAGGTCATGTTAGATACAacattattctttattttgtatagccattttcaatcattttctcAAGTGAGTCTTTTAAATTGAAAAGCAGGGGAGGGTTTCTCCAAAAAGTTGATTTCTCTTCCGGGAGGTATCTTTAAGCAACAGTTAGATGTTGTACAGCCGTCCAAGATTGCTCTGGTTCAAGCTGCACTGTTCCAATCTGATATGAACCAAAGAAAAACACaccaaaaaatgatataaattgcTTATTAGGTCAAGCATTTGAATCTTCTCAACCACAAGAGGAAAGACCACACAATTCGACAGACAATAGGATATTTGTCAGCAATTTGATCAAATGTATGAAGAGATCACACGCGGCACCTCAAAGTAAATGGGACACAAAAATCTAATCACACGCTTCAATTTAGAAATACAGAGAGATTCATTGTAAATACCTTGGCATTTTCAACACAAACAAAATCTTTATAGCTTTGTTCCATGGTCAAATGAGGGTTCCATAGAACAGCATCAGACCAACTGCACATACAAAACACAAGCAACTTGCTAAATTAGACAACTAGGGGGGCTAGACAGTTCTTTTAATAAACTCCATCACGGCAATGTGTCTGGGTACTAGTAACTCACTTGGTGTTTTTGATAGATATCTTATCACCCAAGCCATTATCTAGGTGTAACTCATTAGGTGCATCAAGATAAACACAGTCCACAAATCCAGGAAATGTCACCACATCTCTGAAACAGGTGAAATAATCAGAATGAGGATTAGGTTCTTGAGAGAATGACCTATATGCATGTACTAGAATCGCAACATTTCTTAGATTTCCTTGACAACAAAATAGTGCCAAAGTATAAGTACTTCAGAATTCTAGAAATATGGGTTGGTTTTAGGCAATATGTGAGTATTTGTATGTTCATTAGTGATTTTCATAGTTTATCATTAAGAGTATTAACCTGACTCGTGATGACAAAAATATAAAGCCCAACCAGACATCTCCCAGAGACATACGTTTGCAGAGAATATAAATTCTCAATTGCAGTCACGAATTCTTTAAGATAATAAGTATGTTCTGGGAGAAGTGaatgatgatttcatgatatattTGAGATCTCATACTGACCTTTCCTCTTTTCCCTCGACAGGGTTTGTGGGATCAGGAACCTTGTTTAGAGTTTTGCAACCTTTTAAACCATTAACTGATGCACCTGTTACAGAAGCCTGAAGAAGAGAATATTAGATGATAAAATCTTCTCTTTTTAGTGGATAACAATTTCAACAATGATCAAGAATCAATTTTACCCCAAAGATTATGAAATTCTAAGGAAATGAGTTAGCCTACATCAACCATGGAGCCAAAATGCTTgaggtaaaagaaaaaagaaaaggaacaaGTGAGGCCTATTTGACTTGAAGAGTGAGACAGCAGAACAGGAATATTTACTAGCATACAGGTGGTCAGGTCTTGAATCGCTGATAAATTTTAGGAGTTTTAGGAGATGCACCCAAACTATGGAAATTTCCAAGCACAAGTTGCCAGAGAAATACTTACGCTGAAGTAAGTATGCAGTGCAGTAGTGAATGAAAATGGCTTGTTGTCAGTATTTTTAACTGTGAGTTCTGTTGACAGGGTCTTCTTATCAAGAGTGATCTGCAATCAATTGCAAAATGAGAAATTAGAAGTTTTATCATGTACCACACGTGAATCATGATCAAAAGAATCCTCCCTTGTAACTATGAGAGAGCGGAAGGTATATCATAGACATCTATCAAATCAAATAGGTACTTTACCAAGGTATGTAAATGAGAGTCCTTTATCCAATTTCTCTATAACAAAAAGTCACATACCAATTATAGGTCTTGGATTTGAAAGTTGTGGGCTAATATATGTCGGGAAAGGGGCGATTAGCACATTCTATGTAGTTACTTTAGAAAAGTTACAAATTAACATAGGCAAATATAATTAGCAGATGCAAAGGTAGCTGGGCATTCCCCCTATAGATCTGCCATTAGCTTTCACCCTTCGTTTACTCAAACAGGTATTCGTCCAGTTTAGCTGTCTGTGACTGTAATTAGCTACAGAGGTGATATTAGAAACTAGTTCAAAATTTTGACTGGAAAGGCGAAAGATAAATATGTACTACTCAAACCTTGTAAAGAGCATGGAAACTATAGTCCCACATTGCACGGCTATAAGGCCCATCCCTTAGCTCCACAGTAACAACAGGTTTCTCCTTCACACTTTCAGAGCTAACAAGGGACCAATTCATGTTCCTTCCAAATCCGTGCTGTCAACCAGATGAGCATATATTTAAGACTCAAAACCAGCATTCAGAAACTGATCGGATAGcatgaaatattcaagaataagtTAAGGTATTGCATCACACAATTACCAATAGAACTGTAAGTAGAGATATAACTATTTTTCTAGTATGTAGCTAAGGGATAGAGTGCATTGGCAGAAGAAACTGTCACTTGATGCTTTTGTAAAGGAGTTGCTTCTCAATAAACAAATGCAACCTCTCTAACTTTAAGAAGTCTAAACTATATACATTGAAACATGAGAAGTAATTTACCTGCTGGATTGGGCCAGGTCCAAA harbors:
- the LOC101263563 gene encoding putative glucose-6-phosphate 1-epimerase is translated as MAALSMTWSCSPLTSSKFRRVNRYSGMAFASVKSTEGLGNLPKVVLTSPHGSEAELYLFGACVTSWKVDSKDLLFVRPDAVFNGQKPISGGIPHCFPQFGPGPIQQHGFGRNMNWSLVSSESVKEKPVVTVELRDGPYSRAMWDYSFHALYKITLDKKTLSTELTVKNTDNKPFSFTTALHTYFSASVTGASVNGLKGCKTLNKVPDPTNPVEGKEERDVVTFPGFVDCVYLDAPNELHLDNGLGDKISIKNTNWSDAVLWNPHLTMEQSYKDFVCVENAKIGTVQLEPEQSWTAVQHLTVA